One genomic window of Methanomassiliicoccus sp. includes the following:
- a CDS encoding MarR family transcriptional regulator, which produces MRALEGVGPFSATEISQRTGRSIQNVSRAIHELEEKGLLKCLTPEKQTWKRYILTEKGKAVLSDLRNEEIVQ; this is translated from the coding sequence ATGAGGGCATTGGAAGGAGTAGGGCCGTTCAGTGCGACGGAGATATCCCAGCGAACCGGGCGCTCCATTCAGAACGTCAGTCGTGCAATCCATGAGCTCGAGGAGAAAGGCCTGTTGAAGTGCCTGACCCCGGAGAAACAGACCTGGAAACGGTACATATTGACGGAGAAGGGAAAGGCTGTGCTATCAGATCTCAGAAATGAGGAGATAGTCCAATGA
- a CDS encoding carbonate dehydratase, with product MLMLKESKIDQGAYVDPSSSILGDVTIGRGVYIAPNSSIRADEPGSKIVIEDECNIQDNVIVHALSGSTVHIGAGSTLAHGCIVHGPCTIGKGCFIGFGSIAFDCILMDGCVVLHRALVINTNVPRSRLVCNGAILDGAPAGEDLPEVPVHYRRFAESVREMNIELASMYRRSRADDLNRLFGGEHQRN from the coding sequence ATGCTGATGCTGAAGGAGTCGAAAATTGATCAGGGAGCATACGTCGATCCGTCCTCCTCCATACTGGGAGACGTGACCATAGGCCGGGGGGTCTACATAGCTCCCAACTCATCGATCCGCGCGGATGAGCCCGGTTCAAAGATAGTTATCGAGGATGAGTGCAACATTCAGGACAATGTCATCGTCCATGCATTGAGCGGCTCCACCGTGCATATCGGCGCCGGCAGCACTCTCGCCCATGGCTGCATCGTCCACGGGCCGTGCACGATCGGGAAGGGTTGCTTCATCGGCTTTGGATCGATAGCTTTCGATTGCATCCTGATGGATGGCTGCGTGGTCCTGCACCGTGCACTGGTCATCAACACGAACGTTCCCCGCTCCCGCCTCGTCTGCAATGGTGCCATCCTCGATGGCGCTCCGGCGGGGGAGGATCTTCCAGAAGTACCGGTGCACTATCGTCGGTTCGCCGAGTCCGTGCGGGAGATGAACATCGAGCTCGCATCCATGTACCGAAGATCAAGAGCGGATGATTTGAACCGGTTATTCGGTGGAGAGCATCAAAGAAATTAA
- a CDS encoding GyrI-like domain-containing protein: MKPKFEDRKEAQIAYIEHRGPYDDIPWGDHMGELFAWAKENGVKPGYCPMGIYLDDPQRVPREQCRSEIAITFRGPGKASGGIKTRTLPAMKVATLSFKGTGSELGSAHMVLSEFIQVQGHRALGPMIEIYTRTPEIVDGKIILYSKIMTSVQPIQ; the protein is encoded by the coding sequence GTGAAACCCAAGTTCGAGGATAGGAAGGAGGCCCAGATCGCCTACATCGAGCACCGGGGACCCTACGATGACATACCCTGGGGCGACCATATGGGAGAGCTGTTCGCCTGGGCCAAGGAGAACGGGGTGAAGCCTGGCTACTGCCCCATGGGCATTTACCTTGATGATCCCCAGAGAGTCCCCCGGGAGCAGTGCCGAAGTGAGATCGCCATCACCTTCAGGGGACCGGGGAAGGCCTCCGGTGGCATCAAGACCAGGACATTGCCGGCAATGAAGGTGGCCACCCTCTCCTTCAAGGGCACGGGCAGCGAACTGGGCAGTGCCCATATGGTGCTGTCGGAGTTCATCCAGGTCCAAGGGCACCGAGCACTGGGCCCCATGATCGAGATCTACACCAGGACTCCAGAGATAGTCGATGGCAAGATAATCCTGTACTCTAAGATCATGACGTCGGTCCAACCGATCCAGTGA
- a CDS encoding type II toxin-antitoxin system VapC family toxin — protein sequence MPAPRVVVIDTNVIIDAFVRSGDGRSLGSIELLRRVEKGDLIGVLPTPVLVEIYYVVLDTTKDPGRAQRTLRTLLQLPNIMVQAVEGHHAMAAAEIIQESNYVRLGKGDKLGRRSQGLSTVDALVLAIGRSIPDAVVCSNEGRFSQVRSVRTMRPREIAGVQDRGYPLNGGRP from the coding sequence ATGCCCGCTCCTAGGGTCGTGGTCATCGATACCAACGTCATCATCGATGCGTTCGTCCGCTCGGGTGACGGCCGCAGCCTGGGCTCCATCGAGCTGCTGAGGAGGGTGGAGAAGGGAGATCTCATTGGTGTCCTCCCCACCCCCGTCCTCGTGGAGATATACTATGTGGTGCTGGACACGACCAAGGACCCCGGCCGCGCCCAGAGGACGCTGAGAACGCTGCTGCAGCTTCCGAACATCATGGTCCAGGCGGTGGAGGGACACCATGCGATGGCGGCCGCTGAGATAATCCAGGAGAGCAACTATGTTCGCTTGGGGAAGGGGGACAAGCTCGGCCGCAGGTCCCAGGGGCTCTCCACGGTCGACGCCCTGGTACTGGCAATCGGTCGCAGTATCCCGGACGCAGTGGTTTGTTCCAACGAGGGGCGCTTCTCCCAGGTGCGATCGGTCCGCACCATGCGGCCGCGGGAGATCGCCGGAGTGCAGGATCGGGGATACCCGCTCAATGGCGGAAGACCCTGA